A genome region from bacterium includes the following:
- a CDS encoding NUDIX hydrolase, with protein sequence MSRIVFAYLSPAFILLAGLLFVLILPFYRQHLLIDFCVIYYAMVRFSRWRFGPPVGLSSSPPAPLEINRKAGRPLREIALCEYEYIRETMAQAMNDRHLLVNYFLLITGLMIAAIGVVHSQEGMHYSPYTRPITITICLLLSLVAWIYLLKIIRLRQAWCESSVAMNRLKQFFLVNAGLSDEHPGSPFLWKSKTLPRPAKKGNLYHLSFILISFIAAVAVAFVSVLQLPPGGWQHAFWIPLLFFGHHFFLQLSAYDTFLEDKPAAPTRREQVQREPVPPPPAGQPVTPAAPILTPRQVIIHQQETVYRNFFEIQKATLQYEKFDGQLTPRVQRFNCARGHSAGILLLAPAENQFILVEQFRYPAFVFDPHKSWLIEIVAGVLEGQENPLTLVRREAFEETGYEVNNIEFLTEFFPSPGGSSERIYLFFGTVGRKLAAGGGLSSESEYLRVLPLPVAQAYELAAQGIIHDAKTLLALHLVRPRLSISS encoded by the coding sequence ATGAGCCGAATCGTTTTTGCTTATCTCTCGCCGGCCTTTATTCTCCTCGCCGGCCTGTTGTTCGTTTTGATCCTGCCGTTCTATCGCCAGCACCTGTTGATCGACTTCTGCGTGATCTACTACGCCATGGTGCGCTTTTCGCGCTGGCGTTTTGGTCCGCCGGTGGGATTGAGCTCCTCGCCGCCGGCGCCTCTCGAAATCAACCGCAAAGCCGGCCGGCCGCTGCGCGAAATCGCCTTGTGTGAGTATGAGTACATTCGCGAGACCATGGCGCAGGCGATGAACGACCGCCATCTGCTGGTGAACTACTTCCTGCTCATCACCGGCTTGATGATCGCGGCCATCGGCGTGGTGCACAGCCAGGAGGGCATGCACTATTCGCCCTACACCCGGCCGATTACCATCACGATTTGCCTGCTGCTGAGCCTGGTGGCATGGATTTATCTGCTCAAAATCATCCGGCTGCGCCAGGCCTGGTGCGAAAGCAGTGTGGCGATGAATCGTCTCAAACAGTTTTTTCTGGTGAATGCCGGCCTGTCCGACGAGCATCCCGGCTCGCCGTTTCTTTGGAAAAGCAAGACCCTGCCCAGGCCGGCCAAAAAGGGCAATCTCTATCATCTCTCCTTCATTCTGATCAGTTTCATCGCGGCGGTGGCCGTGGCATTCGTGAGCGTACTGCAATTGCCGCCCGGCGGCTGGCAGCATGCGTTTTGGATTCCGCTGTTGTTCTTCGGGCATCACTTCTTCCTGCAGCTTTCGGCCTATGACACCTTTTTGGAAGACAAGCCGGCCGCGCCCACGCGACGTGAGCAGGTTCAGCGGGAACCGGTACCACCGCCGCCAGCCGGCCAACCCGTGACGCCTGCTGCGCCGATCCTGACGCCGCGCCAAGTGATCATTCATCAACAGGAAACGGTGTATCGCAATTTCTTCGAGATTCAAAAGGCCACGCTGCAGTATGAAAAATTCGACGGCCAATTGACGCCACGGGTGCAGCGCTTCAACTGTGCGCGTGGCCACTCAGCGGGCATTCTCCTGCTGGCGCCCGCCGAGAATCAGTTCATCCTCGTGGAGCAATTTCGCTATCCCGCCTTTGTTTTTGATCCACACAAGAGCTGGTTGATCGAGATCGTCGCCGGAGTGTTGGAGGGTCAGGAAAATCCGCTGACGCTCGTGCGGCGGGAGGCTTTTGAAGAAACCGGCTATGAAGTGAACAATATCGAGTTTCTCACCGAATTCTTTCCCTCGCCGGGCGGCTCCTCGGAGCGCATTTATCTCTTTTTCGGCACGGTGGGACGCAAGCTGGCAGCAGGCGGCGGACTCAGCTCAGAGTCAGAGTATCTCCGTGTGTTGCCGCTGCCGGTGGCGCAAGCGTATGAGCTGGCAGCGCAAGGCATCATTCATGACGCCAAGACGCTGCTGGCGCTGCATCTCGTTCGGCCGCGCTTGTCGATTTCTAGTTGA
- a CDS encoding alanine racemase encodes MEFRIPGQAPYLLQTPAALDTPRLLVFRDRVQRNLARMRQYLEAIAPDSGYRHLCPHVKTNKSSQVTGWMRAAGITHCKTTMRELEMTLQAGVQSVFIAYPLLPHEARTAAQCLQEFPHVDIQVQIGNRAHAEILATVAQAGQVSWRYFIDLDVGMHRTGIAPRQAFELYSQIATWPHFEFTGLHGYDGHIHHATLAERRAAAQQAMAELLAVYRGFRAAGVAVPRIIVAGSPAFRLDLEILLPAVEHDTLVQVSPGTWIFWDSNYEALAPGEFEIAAVILAQVIEAGQGRLTLNLGHKRWAADSGPVELFSRPGLRVLSFSEEHTVLQQAGSDDIKIGDFLLLSPRHVCPTVNLFADFAVIGPQGEIEVLHSPVDGRNR; translated from the coding sequence TTGGAATTCAGAATCCCCGGGCAGGCACCCTATCTACTCCAAACCCCTGCAGCCTTGGACACGCCGCGCTTGTTGGTGTTTCGCGATCGGGTGCAGCGCAATCTTGCGCGCATGCGCCAATATCTCGAGGCAATTGCCCCGGATTCCGGTTACCGCCATCTCTGCCCGCATGTCAAAACCAACAAATCCTCGCAGGTCACCGGCTGGATGCGCGCCGCCGGCATCACGCACTGCAAAACCACCATGCGCGAGTTGGAAATGACACTTCAGGCGGGAGTCCAAAGCGTTTTCATCGCCTATCCCTTGCTGCCGCATGAGGCGCGGACTGCGGCGCAATGCCTCCAAGAATTCCCGCACGTCGATATTCAAGTTCAAATCGGTAATCGTGCGCACGCCGAAATTCTGGCAACTGTGGCGCAGGCCGGGCAGGTGAGCTGGCGCTATTTCATTGATCTCGACGTCGGCATGCACCGCACCGGCATTGCGCCGCGGCAGGCTTTCGAACTCTATTCGCAAATCGCCACTTGGCCGCATTTCGAGTTTACCGGCTTGCATGGCTACGACGGTCACATCCATCACGCCACGCTGGCCGAACGCCGCGCCGCCGCGCAACAAGCCATGGCAGAGCTGCTGGCTGTCTATCGCGGCTTCCGCGCTGCCGGTGTGGCCGTGCCCCGCATCATTGTCGCAGGCTCACCGGCTTTTCGCCTGGACCTGGAGATTCTGCTGCCAGCGGTGGAGCACGATACGCTCGTGCAGGTTTCACCCGGCACGTGGATTTTTTGGGATTCGAATTATGAAGCTCTGGCGCCGGGCGAGTTCGAGATTGCCGCAGTGATTCTGGCGCAGGTGATCGAAGCGGGGCAGGGTCGCCTCACGCTCAACTTAGGCCACAAACGGTGGGCGGCTGACAGCGGCCCGGTCGAATTATTCAGCCGGCCGGGGCTGCGGGTGCTTTCTTTCAGCGAAGAGCACACGGTGTTGCAGCAGGCGGGCAGCGATGACATCAAGATTGGCGATTTCCTCCTGCTGTCTCCGCGTCACGTTTGTCCGACGGTCAATCTCTTCGCAGATTTTGCGGTGATTGGTCCGCAGGGCGAGATTGAAGTCTTGCACTCGCCAGTGGATGGCCGGAACCGTTGA
- a CDS encoding TIR domain-containing protein, with protein sequence MADKLALIVEDTLNWIKRHRLSLSELGFDCAVAHTYAEAIGLLRRQHFDIAVIDLCLTTQAEPENLNGVFLLPYFVEKGVPVIVVTGRGVRRLVDAMYKDFDVFEVLDKLHFDPQKFKEYVMQAVAPPPSATHNSGRHKPISRERLEEFLLEITHSSPLPHRKPSLRSRSETHLSSGQPRRIFLSHSSQDKPLADRLVHDLRREGYAVWYDSDDIHVGDTIFEKIEQGLAKCDDMIVILSPAAVQSWMVRQELIFFHNEERRRGHNVILPLLYQDCEIPRWLEVRHYADFRQDYAAGFTALQNSLASALPPAQKP encoded by the coding sequence ATGGCCGACAAGCTGGCACTGATTGTCGAAGACACGCTGAATTGGATCAAACGGCATCGTCTTTCCCTGAGTGAATTGGGGTTCGACTGCGCAGTGGCGCACACGTATGCCGAGGCGATCGGGCTGCTGCGGCGCCAACATTTCGACATTGCCGTCATCGATCTCTGCCTGACCACGCAAGCCGAGCCGGAGAATCTGAACGGCGTGTTTCTGCTGCCCTACTTCGTCGAGAAGGGAGTTCCGGTGATTGTCGTCACCGGACGCGGCGTGCGCCGGCTGGTGGATGCGATGTACAAGGATTTTGACGTTTTCGAAGTGCTCGACAAGCTGCATTTCGACCCGCAGAAGTTCAAAGAGTATGTGATGCAGGCCGTGGCGCCGCCGCCCAGTGCCACTCATAACAGCGGCAGGCACAAGCCCATTTCGCGCGAGCGTTTGGAAGAATTCCTCCTGGAGATCACGCACAGCAGCCCACTGCCGCACCGCAAGCCTTCACTCCGATCAAGGAGTGAAACGCACCTCTCTTCAGGGCAGCCCCGGCGAATCTTTTTGAGCCATTCCAGCCAGGACAAGCCGCTGGCAGACCGCTTGGTGCACGATCTGCGCCGGGAAGGCTATGCCGTTTGGTATGACAGTGACGACATTCACGTGGGCGATACCATTTTCGAGAAGATCGAACAGGGCCTGGCCAAATGCGATGACATGATCGTCATCCTGTCGCCCGCGGCGGTGCAATCGTGGATGGTGCGACAGGAACTGATCTTTTTTCACAACGAAGAACGCCGGCGCGGCCACAACGTGATCCTGCCCCTGCTCTACCAAGATTGTGAAATCCCGCGCTGGCTGGAAGTGCGCCACTACGCCGATTTTCGCCAGGATTATGCCGCTGGTTTTACCGCACTGCAAAACAGCCTGGCCAGTGCCCTCCCTCCGGCACAAAAGCCTTGA
- a CDS encoding GAF domain-containing protein codes for MAVESASATIATLRTKLRTRMNDLRAATNADTVTMFCYDRDSDRFLLPLSLGLFDTASFEKSMPRTDRLAGKIVKENCRVVVEEVETHPDVNGPFSHRERIKSSAGVPIAMNSETVGVVFVSYRGHHQIRADELLAIDRFAREAAEMIVTSQALAELRKHSALAESEEQQVLQGIVEVICSAMNLPVAIWLRDRKPQRVSVHAATGVIAEYEESAVASLAGDSVVSQVMCSGESMNILNLQRDPRFKYPELARKAGWESLLVIPLKIKDHIIGAIEIFSFEAREFSRTELEKITIMIGRIGLAIENYRRIQELKVFNQIVQTLGTILDPERALQEIVDGARTVTQADTGAIFFFSRTYRQEVFRLACHSPRLAEPISHKPRPIGGLSRHIIDTGQSIIIGETTEDMRVHQEVATAGTRALIGVPVQVGSERSGVLYVTSSQHYAFGDYDVELLRNLASHAAAALQRVQLLDALNQIEHATSKIYDLENVTQNLLRATRELGFDFGAVQLIDRATDTIETIQGIGMAQAWTGIAKHRLNMEARDIQADIALTLNVEIISGWDPRFDQWIFKQFNHQRLVRIFVPIFLVRDHDGNLHPPKLDLYEWNRPQEIQTRDGCVVRFRPGEEVIARKPYQIEVIGTIEAGYFLEHRHWISNEEAQRFYLLVCDWARTIWETQLANVLETIVKNAMHLISADSASIRLLYNEEDDRYGFLACAGKIGPEFLELIKPKKGGLGEQAIREREPKTLDHDLEIHYPEHYYLTELKQLYPERYRADEGVRAIACFPLLVSESQHGLLFLHFWREHHFSSEELEWGKLFADQAVAALKNTLVFQEKRQATKALDSLHSLGQVLVSKPQVRVRELLQRVAQSAINLLNADVIIVYLYDQQSDSFPLLPPLVEGRLLQEPPMMGRIEYNDTPSCIIREIRQNIYAPDAPNHPIICDRTRVRPRGKEQPYVDRERIKSAAGILFQVGSEIVGIMFVNYRTRHEFTYEERRLIETFASAAAIGIYNARLFSTTDKKLRQRLEQLTTHVNELRHLQEVSTAITYSSTDLRDVLKQITKGARSVLNADVALIFPYEAATKTFNMKAAEYDGLPEGLEVSDLPRPTGVTAAVMESSEQYLVVDDVENPPPPVALRIGEGFLGRIKVRSFLGVLLRVATEGTAENHTEKETVGVLYIDFLSPHTFKKEEIQLAQMFGDYAATAIAAARLREHRLAMEKLAAINAFGARFAHRVGNLLGTVPVNFEAIERLLRRVELPDLRDHLELLRDDVQKVQRILEAGRHLRRFGSGHQENFDLTALLRELTAAQILPADIQLSLELEEKVPALSLNRAVLVDIFSDMIENALYAMAETGGTLTISARHLSQLRMVEVCVRDTGCGIAPHVLERLGEPFFTTKEANLGLGVWLCRQAVEDMGGKLLFTSEVNVGTAFTIQLPLPAQRG; via the coding sequence ATGGCTGTCGAATCTGCTTCTGCCACCATCGCGACCTTGCGCACGAAGCTGCGTACGCGCATGAATGACCTGCGTGCCGCCACCAACGCTGACACGGTGACAATGTTTTGCTACGACCGTGATTCCGACAGGTTCTTGTTGCCGCTCAGCCTGGGATTGTTCGATACGGCTTCTTTCGAGAAGAGCATGCCACGTACCGACCGTCTGGCCGGCAAAATCGTTAAGGAAAATTGCCGGGTGGTGGTGGAAGAGGTGGAAACCCATCCTGACGTCAATGGCCCGTTTTCCCATCGCGAACGCATCAAATCTTCAGCCGGCGTGCCGATTGCGATGAACAGTGAAACTGTGGGCGTAGTATTTGTCAGCTATCGCGGGCACCATCAAATACGCGCTGACGAGTTGCTCGCCATTGACCGTTTCGCGCGTGAGGCCGCCGAGATGATCGTGACTTCCCAGGCGCTCGCCGAGCTGCGCAAGCACTCGGCACTGGCGGAGTCCGAAGAGCAACAGGTGTTGCAGGGGATCGTCGAGGTGATTTGCAGCGCGATGAATCTGCCCGTCGCGATCTGGCTGCGTGACCGCAAGCCACAGCGCGTTTCGGTGCATGCGGCCACCGGTGTGATCGCGGAGTATGAAGAAAGCGCGGTGGCTTCCCTCGCTGGCGATTCGGTGGTAAGTCAAGTCATGTGCTCCGGTGAAAGCATGAACATTCTGAATCTGCAGCGTGATCCGCGCTTCAAGTATCCCGAACTGGCACGCAAGGCGGGATGGGAATCCCTGCTGGTGATTCCACTGAAAATCAAAGATCATATCATCGGCGCCATCGAAATCTTCAGTTTCGAAGCGAGAGAATTCAGCCGCACCGAGTTGGAAAAGATCACCATCATGATTGGCCGGATCGGTCTGGCCATCGAGAACTATCGCCGCATTCAGGAGCTGAAGGTCTTCAATCAAATCGTGCAAACGCTCGGCACGATTCTCGATCCGGAGCGCGCTTTGCAGGAGATCGTCGACGGCGCGCGCACCGTGACCCAGGCAGATACCGGCGCCATCTTTTTCTTCTCCCGCACCTACCGCCAGGAAGTGTTTCGGCTGGCCTGCCATTCCCCGCGCTTGGCGGAGCCGATTTCACACAAGCCCCGGCCCATCGGCGGCCTGTCGCGCCATATCATCGACACTGGCCAGTCGATCATCATCGGCGAAACCACCGAGGATATGCGTGTGCACCAGGAGGTCGCAACCGCGGGCACGCGCGCGCTGATCGGCGTGCCGGTGCAAGTCGGCTCGGAGCGCTCGGGCGTGTTGTATGTCACCAGCTCGCAGCACTATGCCTTCGGCGATTACGACGTCGAGCTGCTGCGCAACCTGGCGAGCCACGCCGCGGCCGCGTTGCAGCGCGTGCAACTGCTGGATGCGCTGAATCAAATCGAACATGCCACGTCCAAAATCTACGATCTGGAAAATGTCACGCAAAATCTGCTGCGCGCCACCCGCGAACTCGGCTTTGATTTTGGCGCGGTGCAGCTCATCGACCGCGCCACCGATACGATCGAGACCATCCAGGGCATCGGCATGGCGCAAGCCTGGACCGGCATCGCCAAACATCGCCTCAACATGGAAGCGCGCGACATTCAGGCCGACATTGCCCTGACTCTCAATGTTGAAATCATCTCGGGCTGGGATCCGCGCTTTGATCAATGGATCTTCAAACAGTTCAACCACCAGCGCCTGGTGCGCATCTTCGTGCCGATTTTTCTCGTGCGTGATCACGACGGTAATCTGCATCCGCCGAAACTTGATCTGTATGAATGGAACCGGCCCCAGGAAATTCAGACCCGCGACGGCTGTGTGGTGCGCTTCCGGCCGGGCGAAGAAGTAATCGCACGCAAACCCTACCAAATCGAAGTCATCGGCACGATTGAAGCGGGCTATTTTCTGGAGCACCGGCACTGGATCAGCAACGAAGAAGCCCAGCGGTTCTATCTACTGGTGTGCGACTGGGCCCGGACCATCTGGGAAACACAGCTCGCCAACGTGCTCGAGACCATCGTCAAGAATGCGATGCACTTGATCTCGGCAGATTCCGCCTCGATTCGCTTGCTTTACAATGAAGAAGATGATCGTTACGGTTTTCTGGCGTGCGCTGGCAAGATCGGCCCGGAGTTCTTGGAATTGATCAAGCCGAAGAAAGGTGGTCTGGGTGAGCAGGCGATCCGCGAGCGGGAGCCCAAGACGCTCGACCATGATCTTGAGATTCACTATCCCGAGCACTACTACCTCACCGAGTTGAAGCAGCTTTATCCAGAGCGCTACCGCGCCGACGAAGGCGTGCGCGCGATTGCTTGCTTTCCGCTGCTCGTGAGCGAGTCACAACACGGACTCCTGTTTTTGCACTTTTGGCGCGAACACCACTTCAGCAGTGAAGAGCTGGAATGGGGCAAATTGTTTGCCGACCAGGCAGTGGCTGCCCTGAAGAACACCCTGGTCTTTCAGGAGAAGCGGCAGGCCACCAAGGCACTGGACAGCCTGCACTCGCTTGGCCAGGTACTGGTTTCCAAACCGCAGGTGCGCGTACGCGAGCTGCTGCAACGAGTGGCGCAGAGCGCGATCAATCTGCTGAACGCAGATGTCATCATCGTCTATCTCTATGATCAGCAGAGCGACAGCTTTCCGCTGCTGCCGCCGCTGGTGGAGGGCCGCCTGCTGCAGGAGCCGCCAATGATGGGCCGCATCGAATACAATGACACGCCCTCGTGCATCATCCGCGAGATTCGCCAAAACATCTATGCGCCCGATGCACCCAACCATCCCATCATTTGCGATCGCACGCGGGTGCGGCCGCGTGGCAAAGAGCAGCCCTATGTCGATCGCGAGAGAATCAAATCCGCGGCCGGCATTCTCTTTCAAGTCGGCTCGGAAATCGTCGGCATCATGTTCGTGAATTATCGCACCCGCCATGAATTCACTTATGAAGAACGCCGGCTGATCGAAACGTTTGCCTCGGCGGCGGCCATCGGCATTTACAATGCCCGGCTGTTCAGTACTACCGACAAGAAATTGCGACAGCGGCTGGAACAACTGACGACGCACGTCAACGAGTTGCGTCATTTGCAGGAAGTCAGCACCGCCATCACCTATTCGTCGACCGACTTGCGGGACGTGCTCAAGCAAATCACCAAGGGCGCGCGCAGCGTGTTGAATGCCGACGTGGCTCTGATTTTTCCCTATGAGGCGGCCACCAAAACCTTCAACATGAAGGCCGCAGAATACGACGGCCTGCCGGAGGGGCTGGAGGTGAGCGATTTGCCGCGACCAACCGGTGTGACCGCCGCGGTGATGGAAAGCTCCGAGCAATACCTGGTGGTGGATGATGTCGAGAATCCGCCGCCGCCGGTGGCCTTGCGCATCGGCGAGGGCTTTCTCGGCCGCATCAAAGTGCGCTCGTTTTTGGGCGTGCTCTTGCGGGTCGCCACCGAAGGCACTGCGGAGAATCATACCGAAAAGGAAACCGTGGGTGTGCTCTACATCGATTTTCTCTCGCCCCACACGTTCAAAAAGGAAGAGATTCAATTGGCGCAGATGTTCGGCGATTATGCCGCCACGGCGATTGCCGCCGCCCGCCTGCGCGAGCACCGGCTCGCGATGGAAAAACTGGCGGCGATCAACGCTTTTGGCGCCCGCTTCGCCCATCGCGTAGGCAACCTGCTGGGGACGGTACCGGTCAATTTCGAAGCCATCGAGCGGCTGCTGCGCCGGGTCGAGCTGCCCGATCTGAGGGACCATCTCGAATTGCTGCGCGACGACGTGCAAAAAGTGCAGCGCATCCTCGAAGCCGGCCGCCATCTCCGCCGCTTCGGCTCCGGCCACCAGGAGAATTTCGACCTCACCGCGCTGTTGCGTGAGTTGACCGCGGCCCAAATCCTGCCGGCCGACATTCAGTTGAGCCTCGAGCTGGAGGAGAAAGTGCCGGCGCTGTCACTCAATCGTGCCGTGTTGGTTGACATCTTCAGCGACATGATCGAGAACGCGCTCTATGCCATGGCGGAAACCGGCGGCACGCTCACCATCAGTGCCCGGCATCTGTCCCAGCTCCGCATGGTCGAAGTGTGCGTGCGCGATACCGGCTGCGGCATTGCCCCACACGTTCTGGAGCGTTTGGGCGAACCATTCTTCACCACCAAGGAAGCCAACCTCGGGCTGGGCGTTTGGCTATGCCGCCAGGCCGTGGAAGACATGGGCGGCAAGCTGCTTTTCACCAGCGAGGTGAATGTGGGCACGGCCTTCACCATTCAACTGCCGCTGCCGGCGCAGAGGGGCTGA
- a CDS encoding S9 family peptidase, whose translation MRVSVLSAGIFLFLLSGALCPALTQDTHLFTVHDLLAMDRISETQVSPDGKWAVFTLRKTDLEANRGRTDLWLAGVEGTGLRQLTSHPGSDFSPVWSPEGKSIWFLSTRSGSAQVWRIPADGGEAEQKTNLPLEVGSFQLSPDGKLLALTMEVFPDCETIACTQAREKERDVRKASGRIYEKLFIRHWDTWKDGRRSHLFVMPAGGGEAVDVMKGMDADCPSKPFGGAEEYTFTPDSKGVVFTARVAGREEAWSTNFDLYFAPVTGALPPKNLTASNKAWDAQPVFSPDGKTLAYLAMARPGYEADRFRIMLQPWPEGTPRVLAEEWDRSANGVTWSADAKTIYTTAGNLGQNSLFALEVATGKDRTVVEKGTVRSVGLAGSRLLFAMDHHRSPVELYTVMPNGSDLRTVTRINAEKLANVRMGDSEQFTFKGWNDETVYAYVVKPADFNPAQKYPVAFLIHGGPQGSFGNDFHYRWNPQTYAGAGYAAVMVDFHGSTGYGQAFTDAIRGDWGGKPLEDLQKGLAAALQKYPWLDGERVAALGASYGAYMINWIAGRWPDRFKCLVSHDGNLDERMAYFDTEELWFPEWDHMGTPWDNPENYAKHNPIDHIKNWKTPMLVIHGGLDFRVVETQGISTFTALQRRNIPSKFLHFPDENHWVLKPHNSILWHETVIGWLDQWVRGEGTN comes from the coding sequence ATGCGCGTTTCCGTGCTGTCTGCTGGAATATTCTTGTTCTTGCTGAGCGGCGCTCTTTGCCCTGCTCTCACCCAAGATACGCATCTTTTCACGGTTCATGATCTGCTCGCGATGGATCGCATTTCCGAAACACAAGTTTCGCCGGACGGCAAATGGGCGGTCTTCACGCTGCGCAAAACCGATTTGGAAGCCAACCGCGGCCGCACCGACCTCTGGCTGGCGGGAGTCGAAGGCACCGGTTTGCGGCAATTGACCTCACATCCCGGCAGTGACTTCAGTCCGGTTTGGTCGCCCGAGGGCAAGAGCATCTGGTTTCTCTCGACGCGCTCCGGTTCCGCGCAGGTTTGGCGCATTCCGGCCGATGGCGGAGAAGCCGAGCAGAAAACCAACCTGCCCCTGGAAGTCGGCAGCTTTCAGCTCTCTCCCGATGGCAAGCTTCTGGCACTCACCATGGAAGTCTTTCCGGATTGCGAGACCATTGCCTGCACTCAGGCACGCGAAAAAGAGCGTGACGTCCGCAAGGCCAGCGGCCGCATTTATGAAAAGCTCTTCATCCGGCATTGGGACACGTGGAAAGACGGCCGCCGCTCGCATCTTTTCGTGATGCCGGCAGGCGGCGGTGAGGCCGTCGATGTGATGAAGGGCATGGATGCCGATTGCCCCTCCAAGCCTTTTGGCGGCGCGGAGGAATACACATTCACCCCGGACAGTAAGGGCGTGGTGTTTACCGCGCGTGTGGCGGGACGTGAAGAGGCCTGGTCGACGAATTTTGATCTCTACTTTGCGCCGGTGACGGGCGCGCTGCCGCCGAAGAATCTCACCGCCAGCAACAAGGCTTGGGATGCGCAACCGGTTTTTTCTCCCGATGGCAAGACGCTCGCCTACCTTGCCATGGCGCGGCCCGGGTATGAAGCCGATCGCTTCCGCATCATGCTGCAGCCCTGGCCGGAGGGCACGCCGCGCGTTTTGGCGGAGGAGTGGGATCGTTCGGCCAATGGTGTGACCTGGTCGGCCGACGCCAAGACGATCTACACCACCGCCGGCAATCTCGGACAAAACTCGCTGTTTGCCCTGGAGGTCGCGACCGGCAAGGATCGCACCGTGGTGGAAAAGGGCACGGTGCGTTCTGTGGGTTTGGCCGGCAGCCGCCTGCTGTTTGCGATGGATCACCATCGCTCGCCGGTCGAGTTGTACACGGTCATGCCGAACGGCAGCGACCTGCGTACGGTTACGCGCATCAATGCGGAAAAGCTCGCCAATGTCCGCATGGGCGATTCCGAGCAGTTCACCTTTAAGGGCTGGAATGACGAGACGGTATACGCTTACGTGGTGAAGCCTGCGGATTTCAATCCTGCGCAGAAGTATCCGGTGGCTTTTCTGATTCACGGCGGACCGCAAGGCTCGTTTGGCAATGATTTTCACTATCGCTGGAATCCGCAAACCTATGCCGGCGCCGGCTACGCCGCGGTGATGGTCGATTTTCACGGCTCCACCGGCTACGGCCAGGCCTTCACGGATGCCATTCGCGGAGATTGGGGCGGCAAACCGCTGGAGGATTTGCAGAAAGGGTTGGCCGCGGCGCTCCAAAAATATCCGTGGCTGGACGGCGAGCGTGTGGCGGCGTTGGGTGCTTCCTACGGTGCCTACATGATCAACTGGATCGCCGGCCGGTGGCCTGATCGTTTCAAATGCTTGGTGAGCCACGACGGCAATCTCGATGAGCGCATGGCTTATTTCGATACCGAAGAACTCTGGTTTCCGGAATGGGATCACATGGGCACGCCGTGGGACAATCCCGAGAACTACGCCAAACACAACCCAATTGATCATATCAAGAACTGGAAAACGCCGATGCTGGTGATTCACGGCGGCCTGGATTTTCGGGTAGTGGAGACACAGGGCATTTCCACCTTCACGGCGTTGCAGCGCCGCAACATCCCCAGCAAATTTCTCCATTTTCCTGATGAGAACCATTGGGTGCTCAAGCCGCACAACAGCATTCTCTGGCATGAGACGGTGATCGGATGGTTAGATCAGTGGGTGAGAGGGGAGGGGACGAATTAG
- a CDS encoding acyl-CoA thioesterase, whose translation MPIDLLAPYPVVIPVTVAWGEMDAFQHVNNIVYFRYFESARMAYFERINFADPNQHGGVGPILAHTQCRYRKALTYPDTLALGARVSAMQADRLVMELCLVSEKLQRIAAEGTAELVAFDYRNGRKAPLPAAVRSSIERLEGWEGRQ comes from the coding sequence ATGCCAATCGATCTTCTCGCGCCGTATCCCGTCGTCATCCCCGTAACTGTCGCCTGGGGTGAGATGGACGCCTTTCAACACGTCAACAATATCGTCTATTTCCGCTATTTCGAAAGCGCCCGCATGGCCTATTTCGAGCGCATCAATTTCGCTGACCCCAACCAGCATGGCGGCGTTGGCCCCATTCTCGCCCACACGCAATGCCGCTATCGCAAAGCGCTCACCTATCCCGACACGCTCGCGCTCGGCGCCCGTGTCAGCGCAATGCAAGCCGACCGCTTGGTCATGGAACTGTGCCTCGTGAGTGAGAAACTGCAGCGCATTGCCGCCGAGGGCACGGCCGAACTCGTGGCCTTCGATTACCGCAACGGCAGGAAAGCTCCGCTGCCGGCTGCGGTGCGCAGCAGCATCGAACGGCTGGAAGGGTGGGAGGGGCGCCAATAG